A stretch of Arthrobacter sp. NEB 688 DNA encodes these proteins:
- the tuf gene encoding elongation factor Tu: MAKAKFERTKPHVNIGTIGHIDHGKTTLTAAISKVLHDKYPDLNPQFAFDDIDKAPEEKQRGITISIAHIEYQTEGRHYAHVDCPGHADYVKNMITGAAQMDGAILVVAATDGPMPQTKEHVLLARQVGVPYVVVALNKADMVDDEEILELVEMEVRELLSSYEFPGDDLPVVKVSALKALEGDAEWGQTVLELMDAVDNYIPEPERDTDKPFLMPVEDVFTITGRGTVVTGRIERGVLKVNEEVEIVGIHTGPATKTTATGIEMFRKLLDEGRAGENVGLLLRGIKREDVERGQVVVKPGSITPHTGFDANVYILSKDEGGRHTPFYDNYRPQFYFRTTDVTGVVTLPEGTEMVMPGDNTEMAVELIQPIAMEEGLKFAIREGGRTVGAGRVTKITK, translated from the coding sequence GTGGCGAAGGCAAAGTTCGAGCGGACCAAGCCGCACGTCAACATCGGCACCATCGGTCACATCGACCACGGTAAGACGACGCTGACTGCTGCGATCTCCAAGGTCCTGCACGACAAGTACCCGGACCTGAACCCCCAGTTCGCGTTCGACGACATCGACAAGGCGCCCGAGGAGAAGCAGCGCGGTATCACGATCTCCATCGCGCACATCGAGTACCAGACCGAGGGCCGTCACTACGCCCACGTCGACTGCCCGGGCCACGCCGACTACGTGAAGAACATGATCACGGGTGCGGCGCAGATGGACGGCGCGATCCTCGTCGTCGCCGCCACCGACGGTCCGATGCCGCAGACGAAGGAGCACGTCCTCCTGGCCCGCCAGGTCGGCGTCCCCTACGTCGTCGTGGCGCTCAACAAGGCCGACATGGTCGACGACGAGGAGATCCTCGAGCTCGTCGAGATGGAGGTCCGCGAGCTGCTGAGCTCCTACGAGTTCCCCGGTGACGACCTCCCCGTCGTCAAGGTCTCGGCGCTCAAGGCGCTCGAGGGCGACGCCGAGTGGGGCCAGACGGTCCTCGAGCTCATGGACGCCGTGGACAACTACATCCCGGAGCCGGAGCGCGACACCGACAAGCCGTTCCTCATGCCCGTCGAGGACGTCTTCACGATCACCGGTCGTGGCACCGTCGTCACCGGCCGCATCGAGCGCGGTGTCCTCAAGGTCAACGAGGAGGTCGAGATCGTCGGCATCCACACCGGCCCGGCCACCAAGACCACGGCCACCGGCATCGAGATGTTCCGCAAGCTCCTCGACGAGGGTCGTGCGGGCGAGAACGTCGGGCTGCTCCTGCGCGGCATCAAGCGCGAGGACGTCGAGCGCGGCCAGGTCGTCGTCAAGCCGGGGTCGATCACCCCGCACACCGGCTTCGACGCCAACGTCTACATCCTGTCCAAGGACGAGGGTGGCCGTCACACCCCGTTCTACGACAACTACCGCCCGCAGTTCTACTTCCGGACCACGGACGTCACCGGTGTCGTGACGCTGCCGGAGGGCACCGAGATGGTCATGCCCGGTGACAACACCGAGATGGCCGTCGAGCTCATCCAGCCCATCGCCATGGAGGAGGGCCTCAAGTTCGCCATCCGCGAGGGAGGCCGCACCGTCGGCGCCGGCCGGGTCACCAAGATCACCAAGTGA
- a CDS encoding LysR family transcriptional regulator, with protein MIELEHLATLAAVRRTGSVGGAATELGYTPSAVSQQVKRLERRVGGPVLERVGRGVMLTELGRHLVDEGGDILARLERLESGLGRVTGGPVVGSVRLVAFSTAVRGLLAPALRALATDEPGLTVTLVERDPHEAIALVAAGGADAALVHNWGDLPLPFPEHVEVVGLGVDTADVLVHRDHPLAGARSATALDLVDDDWVCAPEGSVCHGWLTHMFDLHGTRPRIRHWSWEFASHVGLVAEGVCVSLVPRLGREELPPSVVAVPLTDPVPTRRVMMTWRRTMAPSPAIARVREALADVAGRRLFPVP; from the coding sequence ATGATCGAGCTCGAGCACCTCGCGACCCTCGCCGCCGTCCGGCGCACCGGCTCGGTCGGCGGCGCCGCCACCGAGCTGGGGTACACGCCCTCGGCGGTCTCGCAGCAGGTCAAGCGGCTGGAGCGCCGGGTCGGTGGGCCGGTCCTCGAGCGGGTCGGCCGCGGGGTGATGCTCACCGAGCTCGGGCGCCACCTCGTCGACGAGGGCGGCGACATCCTCGCCCGGCTCGAGCGCCTCGAGTCCGGGCTCGGGCGGGTCACGGGCGGCCCCGTCGTCGGCAGCGTCCGGCTCGTCGCGTTCTCGACCGCCGTGCGCGGCCTGCTCGCCCCGGCCCTGCGCGCCCTCGCCACCGACGAGCCGGGCCTGACCGTCACCCTCGTCGAGCGCGACCCGCACGAGGCCATCGCCCTCGTCGCCGCCGGCGGCGCCGACGCGGCCCTGGTCCACAACTGGGGCGACCTGCCCCTGCCCTTCCCCGAGCACGTCGAGGTCGTCGGCCTCGGGGTCGACACCGCCGACGTGCTCGTGCACCGCGACCACCCGCTCGCCGGGGCGCGCAGCGCCACCGCGCTCGACCTCGTCGACGACGACTGGGTCTGCGCCCCCGAGGGGTCGGTGTGCCACGGGTGGCTGACCCACATGTTCGACCTGCACGGGACCCGCCCGCGCATCCGGCACTGGTCGTGGGAGTTCGCCTCGCACGTGGGCCTCGTCGCCGAGGGGGTCTGCGTCAGCCTCGTCCCCCGGCTCGGGCGCGAGGAGCTGCCGCCCTCCGTCGTCGCGGTCCCGCTGACCGACCCCGTGCCGACCCGCCGCGTCATGATGACCTGGCGACGCACGATGGCCCCCTCCCCCGCCATCGCCCGGGTCCGCGAGGCCCTCGCCGACGTCGCCGGCCGGCGGCTCTTCCCCGTGCCCTGA
- a CDS encoding EamA family transporter, which produces MPLRDTLSALLVMVVWGMNFVVIERGLDGVPPLLFVALRFAVVLLALPFVARPAAPLRRVLAVGACMSLGQFGLLYTALALGMPPGLASLVLQAQAVLTVGLAALVLGERPLRVQLAGVGLGAVGLGVVALGRGGSVPAVALVVCVLAALSWATGNVLVRRLGVPGGLGLTVWSALVVPVPALGLSLLLDGPAVVGDALAHLSLVTWLSTAYTAVLASLVGYGIWNRLLERHPASDVAPFTLLVPPIGIVTAWLADGEVPTLLVVLGGVLLVLGVGLVTLGPRWRGRPRSGVTALGAAGARSATAARAAR; this is translated from the coding sequence ATGCCCCTGCGCGACACCCTCTCCGCCCTCCTCGTCATGGTCGTCTGGGGGATGAACTTCGTCGTCATCGAGCGTGGGCTCGACGGGGTGCCGCCGCTGCTCTTCGTCGCGCTGCGCTTCGCCGTCGTCCTGCTCGCCCTCCCGTTCGTCGCCCGGCCGGCCGCGCCCCTGCGCCGGGTCCTCGCCGTCGGGGCGTGCATGAGCCTCGGGCAGTTCGGGCTCCTCTACACGGCCCTGGCCCTCGGGATGCCGCCCGGCCTGGCCTCGCTCGTGCTCCAGGCCCAGGCCGTCCTCACCGTCGGGCTCGCCGCCCTCGTCCTCGGGGAGCGCCCGCTGCGGGTGCAGCTGGCCGGCGTGGGCCTCGGGGCCGTGGGGCTCGGTGTCGTCGCCCTCGGTCGCGGGGGCAGCGTCCCGGCGGTGGCCCTCGTCGTCTGCGTGCTCGCGGCGCTGTCGTGGGCCACCGGCAACGTGCTCGTCCGCCGGCTCGGGGTGCCCGGCGGCCTCGGCCTCACCGTGTGGTCGGCGCTCGTCGTGCCGGTGCCGGCCCTCGGGCTGAGCCTCCTGCTCGACGGCCCGGCGGTCGTCGGCGACGCCCTGGCCCACCTCTCGCTCGTCACCTGGCTCTCGACCGCGTACACCGCGGTGCTCGCGAGCCTCGTCGGCTACGGCATCTGGAACCGGCTGCTCGAGCGCCATCCGGCCTCGGACGTCGCGCCCTTCACGCTCCTCGTCCCGCCGATCGGCATCGTCACCGCCTGGCTCGCCGACGGCGAGGTCCCGACCCTGCTCGTCGTGCTGGGCGGCGTGCTGCTCGTCCTCGGCGTCGGCCTGGTCACCCTGGGGCCGCGGTGGCGGGGTCGGCCGCGGTCCGGGGTGACGGCGCTCGGGGCAGCCGGCGCACGGAGCGCGACAGCAGCACGAGCAGCGCGATGA
- a CDS encoding MFS transporter — MSLLPSAGPLRHPAFAWYLASRGVNLLGTTAATVALAFAVLDLGGSTTALGQVLAARTLPMVALLLFGGVLADRLPRSLVLQASNLSSGLLQAATAALLLTGHAPLWAVVVLQALQGAATGVGWPAMAGMVPTLVPADELQRANALVSMTRGLTAVAGPSLGTLLVVTVGSGWAVLADAAAWFVAAVLLLPVRRSAPRRAPAERAGPRASTLVELREGWRLFRRTTWLWVVVAAFGVLNAIGGGAWLTLGPALAEDTIGRQAWGWALSAEAAGALLGTVALLRVRMPRPLLVGLPAVALLGLPMIALGLDARVLPLLVLTCVAGVGLEVFGMGWNLAVQENVPEAQLSRAYSYDALGSLVAMPVGQLVYGPLGDRFGVGPVVLWSGVAYVVIALLVLLSRSVRRLPRAPSPRTAADPATAAPG; from the coding sequence GTGAGCCTCCTCCCCTCGGCGGGCCCCCTGCGGCACCCGGCCTTCGCCTGGTACCTCGCCTCCCGCGGCGTCAACCTGCTCGGCACCACGGCCGCCACCGTGGCGCTGGCCTTCGCGGTCCTCGACCTCGGGGGGTCGACCACCGCCCTCGGGCAGGTGCTCGCGGCGCGCACGCTCCCGATGGTCGCCCTCCTCCTGTTCGGCGGGGTGCTGGCCGACCGGCTCCCCCGCTCCCTGGTCCTGCAGGCCTCCAACCTCTCCAGCGGCCTGCTCCAGGCGGCCACCGCCGCCCTCCTCCTCACCGGCCACGCCCCGCTCTGGGCGGTGGTCGTCCTCCAGGCGCTGCAGGGGGCCGCCACGGGGGTGGGGTGGCCGGCGATGGCGGGGATGGTGCCGACCCTCGTCCCCGCGGACGAGCTCCAGCGGGCCAACGCCCTCGTGAGCATGACCCGGGGTCTCACCGCGGTCGCCGGCCCGAGCCTCGGCACCCTCCTCGTGGTCACCGTCGGCTCCGGGTGGGCGGTGCTCGCCGACGCCGCGGCCTGGTTCGTCGCCGCCGTGCTGCTCCTGCCCGTGCGCCGGTCCGCTCCACGACGGGCGCCCGCCGAGCGCGCCGGGCCGCGGGCGTCGACGCTCGTCGAGCTGCGCGAGGGGTGGCGGCTGTTCCGGCGCACCACCTGGCTGTGGGTCGTCGTCGCGGCCTTCGGCGTCCTCAACGCCATCGGCGGCGGTGCGTGGCTGACCCTCGGCCCCGCCCTCGCGGAGGACACCATCGGTCGCCAGGCCTGGGGCTGGGCGCTCTCCGCGGAGGCCGCCGGTGCGCTCCTCGGCACCGTGGCCCTCCTGCGGGTCCGGATGCCCCGGCCGCTGCTCGTCGGCCTGCCCGCCGTCGCCCTGCTCGGGCTCCCCATGATCGCGCTCGGCCTCGACGCCCGGGTGCTACCCCTGCTCGTCCTGACCTGCGTGGCCGGCGTCGGCCTCGAGGTCTTCGGGATGGGGTGGAACCTCGCCGTGCAGGAGAACGTCCCGGAGGCCCAGCTCTCGCGCGCCTACTCCTACGACGCCCTCGGGTCGCTCGTGGCGATGCCGGTCGGGCAGCTGGTGTACGGCCCGCTGGGGGACCGCTTCGGCGTCGGGCCGGTCGTGCTGTGGAGCGGTGTCGCCTATGTCGTCATCGCGCTGCTCGTGCTGCTGTCGCGCTCCGTGCGCCGGCTGCCCCGAGCGCCGTCACCCCGGACCGCGGCCGACCCCGCCACCGCGGCCCCAGGGTGA
- a CDS encoding metalloregulator ArsR/SmtB family transcription factor has translation MTDPGHLRALAHPTRLRILSLLTGSALTAADVARELGLTHANASYHLRLLRDAGELVVAGEESIRGGRAVRYRHPWREEDRPGSTTGGEVDPGAAELVVRAAAQEVQRRYRDRRRDLPGLVTDAELWVEEETWLRARELLLEAATLVHDGARAPRSEGTTLVNLSLFAFAMDPR, from the coding sequence ATGACCGATCCCGGCCACCTGCGGGCCCTCGCCCACCCCACCCGGCTGCGCATCCTGTCGCTGCTCACCGGCAGCGCCCTCACGGCGGCGGACGTCGCCCGGGAGCTGGGGCTCACGCACGCCAACGCCTCCTACCACCTGCGCCTCCTGCGCGACGCCGGCGAGCTCGTCGTCGCGGGCGAGGAGAGCATCCGCGGCGGGCGCGCGGTGCGCTACCGCCACCCGTGGCGCGAGGAGGACCGCCCCGGCTCAACGACCGGTGGTGAGGTCGACCCGGGTGCGGCCGAGCTCGTCGTGCGGGCCGCCGCCCAGGAGGTGCAGCGCCGCTACCGCGACCGGCGGCGCGACCTGCCGGGGCTCGTCACGGATGCCGAGCTGTGGGTCGAGGAGGAGACCTGGCTGCGCGCCCGCGAGCTCCTGCTCGAGGCCGCCACCCTCGTGCACGACGGCGCGCGGGCGCCGCGCAGCGAGGGCACGACGCTCGTCAACCTCTCGCTGTTCGCCTTCGCGATGGACCCACGGTGA
- the rpsJ gene encoding 30S ribosomal protein S10, with protein sequence MAGQKIRIRLKSYDHEVIDSSARKIVDTVTRAGATVVGPVPLPTEKNVFCVIRSPHKYKDSREHFEMRTHKRLIDIIDPTPKAVDSLMRLDLPADVNIEIKL encoded by the coding sequence ATGGCGGGACAGAAGATCCGCATCCGGTTGAAGTCGTATGACCACGAGGTCATCGACAGCTCGGCGCGCAAGATCGTCGACACCGTGACCCGCGCGGGTGCGACCGTGGTTGGCCCCGTGCCGCTGCCGACGGAGAAGAACGTCTTCTGCGTCATCCGGTCGCCGCACAAGTACAAGGACAGCCGCGAGCACTTCGAGATGCGCACGCACAAGCGCCTCATCGACATCATCGACCCGACGCCCAAGGCCGTCGACTCGCTGATGCGTCTCGACCTCCCGGCTGACGTCAACATCGAGATCAAGCTCTGA
- the rplC gene encoding 50S ribosomal protein L3, translating into MTTATKTQKGLLGTKLGMTQVWDENNRLVPVTVIQAGPNVVTQVRAAGVDGYAAVQLGYGAIDPRKVTKPLAGHFEKAGVTPRRFLIEIRTADAGEYSLGQELGADTFESGSSVDVSATTKGKGFAGVMKRHGFHGVSSSHGAHKNHRKPGSIGGCATPGRVFKGMRMAGRMGGVRHTTQNLTIHAVDADKGLLLVKGAVPGPRGAVVLVRSAAKGA; encoded by the coding sequence ATGACTACTGCCACGAAGACCCAGAAGGGTCTGCTGGGCACCAAGCTCGGCATGACCCAGGTGTGGGACGAGAACAACCGACTCGTGCCCGTCACCGTGATCCAGGCCGGCCCCAACGTCGTCACCCAGGTCCGTGCGGCCGGGGTCGACGGCTACGCGGCCGTCCAGCTCGGCTACGGCGCCATCGACCCCCGCAAGGTCACCAAGCCGCTGGCCGGCCACTTCGAGAAGGCCGGCGTCACGCCGCGCCGCTTCCTCATCGAGATCCGCACGGCCGACGCGGGCGAGTACTCGCTCGGCCAGGAGCTCGGCGCCGACACCTTCGAGTCCGGCTCCTCGGTCGACGTCTCCGCGACGACCAAGGGCAAGGGCTTCGCCGGTGTCATGAAGCGCCACGGCTTCCACGGTGTGAGCTCCTCCCACGGTGCGCACAAGAACCACCGCAAGCCCGGCTCGATCGGTGGCTGCGCCACCCCGGGTCGCGTGTTCAAGGGCATGCGCATGGCCGGCCGCATGGGCGGCGTGCGCCACACCACGCAGAACCTCACGATCCACGCCGTGGACGCCGACAAGGGCCTGCTGCTCGTCAAGGGCGCCGTCCCCGGTCCCCGCGGTGCGGTCGTCCTCGTCCGCTCGGCCGCGAAGGGGGCCTGA
- the rplD gene encoding 50S ribosomal protein L4 produces the protein MATTTLDVTLPTEIFDVQTNVPLIHQVVVAQLAAARQGTHATKTRGEVRGGGRKPYRQKGTGRARQGSTRAPQFAGGGTVHGPQPRDYAQRTPKKMKAAALRGALSDRARHGRIHVVEAIANGEAPSTKAARTLFAGLTERPNLLVVLDRSDIVSLKSVRNLAEVHVLAVDQLNTYDVLCADDVVFTKAAYEAFTGETVAAAKPAKKAAAKKTAAKAEEEQK, from the coding sequence ATGGCTACCACGACGCTCGACGTCACCCTCCCCACGGAGATCTTCGACGTCCAGACCAACGTCCCGCTCATCCACCAGGTCGTCGTCGCGCAGCTCGCGGCGGCCCGCCAGGGGACGCACGCGACGAAGACCCGCGGCGAGGTCCGCGGCGGTGGGCGCAAGCCGTACCGCCAGAAGGGCACCGGCCGCGCCCGTCAGGGCTCGACCCGCGCGCCGCAGTTCGCCGGCGGTGGCACCGTCCACGGCCCGCAGCCGCGTGACTACGCGCAGCGCACCCCCAAGAAGATGAAGGCCGCCGCCCTGCGCGGTGCCCTCTCCGACCGGGCGCGCCACGGCCGCATCCACGTGGTGGAGGCCATCGCCAACGGCGAGGCCCCCTCGACCAAGGCGGCGCGGACCCTGTTCGCCGGCCTGACCGAGCGCCCGAACCTGCTCGTCGTCCTCGACCGCAGCGACATCGTGTCGCTCAAGTCGGTGCGCAACCTCGCCGAGGTCCACGTGCTCGCGGTCGACCAGCTCAACACCTACGACGTGCTGTGCGCCGACGACGTCGTCTTCACCAAGGCCGCCTACGAGGCGTTCACCGGTGAGACCGTCGCCGCCGCCAAGCCCGCCAAGAAGGCCGCGGCCAAGAAGACCGCCGCGAAGGCCGAGGAGGAGCAGAAGTGA
- the rplW gene encoding 50S ribosomal protein L23, with the protein MSQGKNPRDILIAPVVSEKSYGLLDEGKYTFLVDPRSNKTEIKIAVEEIFKVKVDSVHTMNRQGKSRRTRFGTGKRKDTKRAIVTLREGSIDIFGSAGA; encoded by the coding sequence GTGAGCCAGGGCAAGAACCCCCGCGACATCCTGATCGCGCCGGTCGTGTCCGAGAAGTCGTACGGCCTCCTCGACGAGGGCAAGTACACCTTCCTCGTCGACCCGCGGTCGAACAAGACCGAGATCAAGATCGCCGTCGAGGAGATCTTCAAGGTCAAGGTCGACTCCGTGCACACGATGAACCGCCAGGGCAAGTCCCGTCGCACGCGGTTCGGCACCGGCAAGCGCAAGGACACCAAGCGCGCGATCGTCACCCTCCGCGAGGGCTCGATCGACATCTTCGGCAGCGCCGGCGCCTGA
- the rplB gene encoding 50S ribosomal protein L2, producing MGIRKYKPTTPGRRGSSVADFVEVTRSTPEKSLVRPLTKSGGRNSNGRITTRHIGGGHKRAYRVIDFRRHDKDGVPAKVAHIEYDPNRTARIALLHYADGEKRYILAPKGLEQGATIENGPAADIKPGNTLPLRNIPTGTVIHAVELKPGGGAKIARSAGVRVQLVAKDGPYAQLRMPSGEIRNVDVRCRATVGEVGNAEQSNINWGKAGRMRWKGKRPTVRGVVMNPVDHPHGGGEGRTSGGRHPVSPWGQPEGRTRRPGKPSDKLIVRRRRTGKKR from the coding sequence ATGGGTATCCGCAAGTACAAGCCGACGACGCCTGGGCGTCGCGGGTCGAGCGTGGCCGACTTCGTCGAGGTCACCCGCTCCACCCCCGAGAAGTCCCTCGTCCGTCCGCTGACCAAGAGCGGTGGTCGCAACAGCAACGGCCGCATCACCACGCGTCACATCGGTGGGGGCCACAAGCGCGCCTACCGCGTGATCGACTTCCGTCGCCACGACAAGGACGGCGTGCCGGCCAAGGTCGCGCACATCGAGTACGACCCCAACCGCACGGCGCGCATCGCGCTCCTGCACTACGCGGACGGCGAGAAGCGCTACATCCTGGCGCCCAAGGGCCTCGAGCAGGGCGCGACGATCGAGAACGGTCCGGCCGCCGACATCAAGCCCGGCAACACGCTGCCGCTGCGCAACATCCCGACCGGTACGGTCATCCACGCCGTCGAGCTCAAGCCCGGTGGCGGTGCGAAGATCGCCCGCTCGGCCGGTGTCCGCGTGCAGCTCGTCGCCAAGGACGGCCCCTACGCGCAGCTGCGCATGCCGTCCGGTGAGATCCGCAACGTCGACGTGCGCTGCCGCGCCACCGTCGGCGAGGTCGGCAACGCCGAGCAGTCGAACATCAACTGGGGCAAGGCCGGCCGCATGCGCTGGAAGGGCAAGCGCCCGACCGTCCGTGGTGTCGTCATGAACCCGGTCGACCACCCCCACGGTGGTGGTGAGGGTCGCACCTCCGGTGGTCGCCACCCGGTGAGCCCCTGGGGTCAGCCCGAGGGCCGCACCCGCCGCCCCGGCAAGCCCAGCGACAAGCTCATCGTGCGTCGCCGTCGTACTGGCAAGAAGCGCTGA
- the rpsS gene encoding 30S ribosomal protein S19 — protein MPRSLKKGPFIDDHLQKKVDVQNEAGTKNVIKTWSRRSVISPDMLGHTFAVHDGRKHAPVFVTEAMVGHKLGEFAPTRTFKGHVKDDKKGRRR, from the coding sequence ATGCCTCGTAGCCTGAAGAAGGGCCCCTTCATCGACGACCACCTGCAGAAGAAGGTGGATGTCCAGAACGAAGCGGGCACCAAGAACGTCATCAAGACCTGGTCGCGCCGTTCGGTCATCAGCCCGGACATGCTCGGCCACACCTTCGCCGTCCACGACGGCCGCAAGCACGCCCCGGTGTTCGTCACCGAGGCGATGGTCGGCCACAAGCTCGGCGAGTTCGCACCGACCCGCACCTTCAAGGGTCACGTGAAGGACGACAAGAAGGGGCGTCGTCGCTGA
- the rplV gene encoding 50S ribosomal protein L22 has translation MESRAVARHTRITPMKARRVVDLIRGKAAPEAVSVLRFAPQAASEQVLKVLESAIANARVRADKTAERFDERELVVSAAFVDEGPTMKRFRPRAQGRAGRINKRTSHITVVVAPKPAKTTNGGTR, from the coding sequence CTGGAGTCGCGGGCCGTCGCCCGCCACACCCGGATCACGCCGATGAAGGCGCGCCGCGTCGTCGACCTCATCCGCGGCAAGGCCGCCCCCGAGGCCGTGTCGGTCCTGCGCTTCGCCCCCCAGGCGGCGAGCGAGCAGGTCCTCAAGGTCCTCGAGTCCGCGATCGCCAACGCCCGTGTCCGCGCCGACAAGACGGCCGAGCGGTTCGACGAGCGCGAGCTCGTCGTCTCGGCGGCCTTCGTCGACGAGGGCCCGACCATGAAGCGTTTCCGCCCGCGCGCCCAGGGCCGCGCCGGCCGCATCAACAAGCGCACGAGCCACATCACGGTGGTCGTCGCTCCCAAGCCCGCCAAGACCACGAACGGAGGCACCCGCTGA